Proteins from a single region of Hordeum vulgare subsp. vulgare chromosome 6H, MorexV3_pseudomolecules_assembly, whole genome shotgun sequence:
- the LOC123403655 gene encoding uncharacterized protein LOC123403655 isoform X1, producing MGQPPGRPQRKRRAGHTAAVASRPSPAGALEEEVLGGGNEATQKRVRTVQPPPLQLPLQDMFVDIINEPLPLGLRLKKSPSFADLIGRRLSKENSTKDRSTMKNIVSKPPLRKDVKSGALLKASNFAANFLKIGNWEYTSQYEGDLVAKCYYAKHKLVWEVLNDGLKSKIELQWLHITAIKATCPEEGDGTLDLLVSSCDFFYCLFAYLSIIIASTEFPFFFKLSRPPIFFEETDPQPRKHTLWQIAPDFTSGQASMHRRHTLRCSSSLLSKFFEKLIQCDERLNELSRQPITISDSPFIGTLSSIFGNPNESDGPSSMFAHHVSPWDACSVIQRNGVKHHQPLNLGAAASDVQAKIVAQEQKNLSLCNHASPAVPKEFLEIAESLLSDTHGPPSADEKYLMARVDSLCNLIEKGTAPSTVSVPERNDTIVAGEVGYDAFDEELRFCFEDEEQRAPAGRTVDGGTGPSAIARKDSLEFADMLENLPRIPSMSEFLFDIAEG from the exons ATGGGGCAGCCCCCGGGCCGGCCGCAGAGGAAGCGGCGTGCAGGACACACGGCGGCCGTCGCCTCCCGTCCGTCGCCGGCgggcgccttggaggaggaagtgtTAGGGGGCGGGAATGAGGCCACTCAGAAGCGCGTCAGGACGGTGCAGCCACCGCCGCTTCAGCTTCCATTGCAG GACATGTTTGTCGATATAATTAATGAACCTCTCCCACTGGGTCTACGATTGAAAAAGAGCCCATCTTTTGCAGATCTTATTGGGAGACGTCTTTCAAAAGAAAACTCTACCAAGGACCGTTCTACCATGAAAAATATTGTTTCCAAGCCCCCCTTAAGGAAAGATGTCAAATCTGGGGCTCTACTAAAAGCTTCAAATTTTGCTGCAAACTTTCTTAAAATTGGTAATTGGGAG TACACATCGCAGTATGAAGGTGATTTGGTTGCAAAATGCTACTATGCAAAGCATAAGCTTGTCTGGGAAGTTTTGAACGATGGTCTTAAGAGTAAGATAGAGCTGCAGTGGTTACATATTACTGCTATAAAGGCAACTTGCCCTGAGGAGGGAGACGGCACCTTGGATCTGTTGGTTAGTTCTTGCGATTTTTTCTATTGTTTGTTTGCGTACCTATCAATTATTATTGCCTCAACCGAGTTTCCATTCTTTTTTAAGTTGTCTCGGCCACCCATTTTCTTTGAAGAGACCGATCCTCAACCAAGAAAACATACATTATGGCAGATCGCACCAGATTTCACTTCTGGACAAGCAAGCATGCACAG GAGGCATACTTTGCGTTGCTCTTCAAGTTTGTTGAGCAAATTTTTTGAAAAGCTTATTCAGTGTGATGAGCGACTAAATGAGCTGAGCCGACAACCAATTACCATATCTGATTCTCCATTTATTGGGACCCTAAGCTCTATATTTGGAAATCCAAATGAAAGTGACGGCCCTTCATCCATGTTCGCACATCATGTGTCACCATGGGATGCTTGTTCAGTGATCCAAAGGAATGGGGTGAAGCATCATCAGCCATTGAACTTAG GTGCTGCCGCTTCAGATGTCCAAGCAAAAATTGTTGCTCAAGAACAAAAGAACCTCAGTTTGTGTAATCATGCCAGCCCTGCCGTGCCAAAAGAGTTTCTGGAGATTGCTGAGAGCCTTTTAAGCGATACACATGGCCCGCCATCCGCGGATGAGAAGTATCTGATGGCGAGAGTGGACTCGCTTTGCAATTTGATTGAGAAAGGTACGGCGCCATCCACCGTATCCGTTCCTGAGCGCAATGATACCATTGTTGCAGGAGAAGTAGGTTATGATGCCTTTGACGAGGAGCTCAGATTTTGTTTCGAAGACGAAGAACAACGGGCACCTGCTGGGAGAACTGTGGATGGTGGCACAGGACCGTCTGCCATCGCTAGAAAGGATTCCTTGGAGTTTGCGGATATGTTGGAGAACCTCCCGCGCATACCATCTATGTCAGAGTTTTTGTTCGACATAGCAGAGGGTTAA
- the LOC123403714 gene encoding uncharacterized protein LOC123403714 — MPRASVPGGRPAAAAISVSSDAGHSEPSCSTPAYQKVFRPVTRSMTRIPPAVAATPDAKKRVDSTSSNRSTPDARFGIQLDAARPTVTRARTPQEVTKSAWKPLTQPAVLSEDLKRASSATNPTAKRSRVTNSQADKDSASKVNGNVRSGKKNRNEECASQGDQSDGAVIPSPPKKLQSDKGSSDLVSRRKSTIRSKGAKLAAPLLMGNPETELGKGPASVDPLPAQQLQLEFSKKSNAITEAIASGTSQVNQSVAAAITEAISSGASQVNQLVAPAVTDAVDRGKRQADQLVTPVNTEAIGNRRTRQISRPVAPVITEAIGNRTTQVNQFVAPVVTLPRQQLQNNIQQKLTKITLPTSQASIPAGATGPMVVPKLEIGNANESSNALSSLAYRRALIIQQQEQLLQQYKLDNSQMQLHIKGPALFEDDEAPETEPLGTRCALCKLDLAFEAHGGAAHDGSAPPVIAVLSCHHTFHSSCIEDVYGLAEPAQCIACLDCEMVH, encoded by the exons ATGCCGCGCGCGTCCGTCCCCGGGGGCCGCCCGGCGGCCGCCGCCATCAGCG TGAGCAGCGATGCCGGCCACTCTGAGCCATCATGCAGCACACCTGCTTATCAGAAGGTGTTTCGCCCTGTTACTCGGTCTATGACCCGTATACCTCCTgcggttgctgctacacctgatgcGAAGAAAAGAGTCGATAGCACAAGCAGCAATAGAAGTACTCCAGATGCTCGCTTTGGCATCCAGTTAGATGCAGCACGGCCCACTGTAACCCGTGCACGAACTCCTCAGGAAGTGACTAAATCTGCTTGGAAACCTCTTACCCAGCCTGCTGTTCTGAGTGAAGACCTGAAGCGAGCAAGTTCTGCAACCAACCCTACTGCCAAGCGCTCCAGAGTTACTAACTCACAGGCTGATAAAGATTCAGCTTCTAAAGTTAATGGAAATGTTCGCAGTG GTAAAAAGAACAGAAACGAAGAATGCGCTAGTCAGGGTGATCAATCGGATGGTGCTGTCATCCCATCTCCACCAAAGAAGCTGCAGAGTGACAAGGGCTCTTCTGATCTAGTTTCAAGAAGGAAAAGCACTATCAGAAGCAAGGGTGCTAAATTAGCTGCTCCGCTGCTTATGGGGAATCCAGAAACTGAACTTGGAAAGGGTCCTGCCAGTGTTGATCCATTGCCTGCACAGCAGCTGCAACTTGAGTTTTCAAAGAAGTCGAATGCCATTACAGAAGCTATTGCCAGTGGAACTAGCCAAGTCAACCAGTCAGTTGCTGCAGCCATCACAGAAGCTATTTCCAGTGGAGCAAGTCAAGTCAATCAGTTGGTTGCTCCAGCAGTTACAGATGCTGTTGACAGAGGAAAAAGGCAAGCTGATCAGTTGGTTACTCCAGTCAATACAGAAGCTATTGGCAATAGAAGAACACGGCAGATCAGTCGGCCGGTTGCCCCAGTCATTACAGAAGCTATTGGCAACAGGACAACCCAGGTCAATCAGTTTGTTGCTCCAGTGGTTACATTGCCAAGACAACAATTACAAAACAATATTCAACAGAAGCTTACCAAGATAACTCTGCCCACAAGCCAGGCCAGCATCCCGGCTGGTGCGACGGGCCCAATGGTCGTACCAAAGCTAGAAATCGGGAATGCAAATGAGTCTTCCAATGCTCTCTCGAGCCTTGCCTACAGGAGGGCGCTGATAATCCAGCAGCAAGAGCAGCTTCTGCAGCAATATAAATTGGATAATTCACAAATGCAGCTTCACATCAAGGGTCCTG CTCTGTTTGAGGATGACGAAGCGCCAGAGACAGAGCCACTGGGAACAAGGTGCGCACTCTGCAAGCTTGACCTAGCGTTCGAGGCACATGGGGGTGCTGCGCACGACGGCTCCGCTCCCCCAGTGATCGCTGTCCTGTCATGCCACCATACATTCCACAGCAGCTGCATCGAGGACGTCTACGGCCTCGCCGAGCCGGCCCAGTGTATTGCGTGTCTTGACTGCGAGATGGTGCACTGA
- the LOC123402459 gene encoding protein HEADING DATE REPRESSOR 1 codes for MEEPSMVDPPRIFWKSRRRPSSANGRSLQAQEHNNEAAATEEAAADNLPAQGEAMKIDEVNAASTTTEDDAHQADPMANLSEKRKALFEPLEPINGKRSSADMLLPPPDFEPASYPKGWLVGKKRKLVNVDVVESMRRIAILEMNRKDREIGGLNEQLEEDSRVLELLQKQLTDERRKRSEIEKENSMLQEQVSMLMSMLDENEAFDEEGEEVPPPDPSFD; via the exons ATGGAGGAGCCGTCCATGGTCGACCCGCCGCGGATCTTCTGGAAGTCCAGGAGGAGGCCGTCGTCAG CAAATGGCCGGAGCTTGCAAGCACAAGAACATAACAACGAGGCTGCTGCCACAGAAGAGGCAGCAGCAGACAATCTTCCGGCTCAAGGAGAAGCCATGAAGATTGATGAAGTAAATGCAGCAAGCACTACCACAGAGGATGATGCTCATCAGGCAGATCCGATGGCTAACCTATCCGAGAAGCGAAAGGCGCTCTTCGAGCCCCTGGAGCCAATCAACGGCAAGCGCAGCTCCGCTGACATGCTGCTCCCACCACCGGACTTCGAGCCTGCGTCATATCCAAAGGGATGGCTGGTTGGTAAGAAGCGCAAGCTCGTCAATGTCGATGTGGTGGAGAGCATGAGGAGGATAGCTATCCTGGAAATGAACAGAAAG GACCGTGAAATCGGCGGGCTCAATGAACAGCTAGAGGAGGACTCCCGCGTGCTGGAGCTTCTGCAGAAGCAGCTCACGGACGAGCGCAGGAAGCGGTCGGAGATCGAGAAGGAGAACTCCATGCTTCAAGAGCAGGTGTCCATGCTGATGAGCATGCTCGACGAAAACGAAGCCTTCGACGAGGAAGGAGAAGAGGTGCCACCGCCTGACCCATCCTTCGATTAA
- the LOC123403655 gene encoding uncharacterized protein LOC123403655 isoform X2 — protein sequence MGQPPGRPQRKRRAGHTAAVASRPSPAGALEEEVLGGGNEATQKRVRTVQPPPLQLPLQDMFVDIINEPLPLGLRLKKSPSFADLIGRRLSKENSTKDRSTMKNIVSKPPLRKDVKSGALLKASNFAANFLKIGNWEYTSQYEGDLVAKCYYAKHKLVWEVLNDGLKSKIELQWLHITAIKATCPEEGDGTLDLLLSRPPIFFEETDPQPRKHTLWQIAPDFTSGQASMHRRHTLRCSSSLLSKFFEKLIQCDERLNELSRQPITISDSPFIGTLSSIFGNPNESDGPSSMFAHHVSPWDACSVIQRNGVKHHQPLNLGAAASDVQAKIVAQEQKNLSLCNHASPAVPKEFLEIAESLLSDTHGPPSADEKYLMARVDSLCNLIEKGTAPSTVSVPERNDTIVAGEVGYDAFDEELRFCFEDEEQRAPAGRTVDGGTGPSAIARKDSLEFADMLENLPRIPSMSEFLFDIAEG from the exons ATGGGGCAGCCCCCGGGCCGGCCGCAGAGGAAGCGGCGTGCAGGACACACGGCGGCCGTCGCCTCCCGTCCGTCGCCGGCgggcgccttggaggaggaagtgtTAGGGGGCGGGAATGAGGCCACTCAGAAGCGCGTCAGGACGGTGCAGCCACCGCCGCTTCAGCTTCCATTGCAG GACATGTTTGTCGATATAATTAATGAACCTCTCCCACTGGGTCTACGATTGAAAAAGAGCCCATCTTTTGCAGATCTTATTGGGAGACGTCTTTCAAAAGAAAACTCTACCAAGGACCGTTCTACCATGAAAAATATTGTTTCCAAGCCCCCCTTAAGGAAAGATGTCAAATCTGGGGCTCTACTAAAAGCTTCAAATTTTGCTGCAAACTTTCTTAAAATTGGTAATTGGGAG TACACATCGCAGTATGAAGGTGATTTGGTTGCAAAATGCTACTATGCAAAGCATAAGCTTGTCTGGGAAGTTTTGAACGATGGTCTTAAGAGTAAGATAGAGCTGCAGTGGTTACATATTACTGCTATAAAGGCAACTTGCCCTGAGGAGGGAGACGGCACCTTGGATCTGTTG TTGTCTCGGCCACCCATTTTCTTTGAAGAGACCGATCCTCAACCAAGAAAACATACATTATGGCAGATCGCACCAGATTTCACTTCTGGACAAGCAAGCATGCACAG GAGGCATACTTTGCGTTGCTCTTCAAGTTTGTTGAGCAAATTTTTTGAAAAGCTTATTCAGTGTGATGAGCGACTAAATGAGCTGAGCCGACAACCAATTACCATATCTGATTCTCCATTTATTGGGACCCTAAGCTCTATATTTGGAAATCCAAATGAAAGTGACGGCCCTTCATCCATGTTCGCACATCATGTGTCACCATGGGATGCTTGTTCAGTGATCCAAAGGAATGGGGTGAAGCATCATCAGCCATTGAACTTAG GTGCTGCCGCTTCAGATGTCCAAGCAAAAATTGTTGCTCAAGAACAAAAGAACCTCAGTTTGTGTAATCATGCCAGCCCTGCCGTGCCAAAAGAGTTTCTGGAGATTGCTGAGAGCCTTTTAAGCGATACACATGGCCCGCCATCCGCGGATGAGAAGTATCTGATGGCGAGAGTGGACTCGCTTTGCAATTTGATTGAGAAAGGTACGGCGCCATCCACCGTATCCGTTCCTGAGCGCAATGATACCATTGTTGCAGGAGAAGTAGGTTATGATGCCTTTGACGAGGAGCTCAGATTTTGTTTCGAAGACGAAGAACAACGGGCACCTGCTGGGAGAACTGTGGATGGTGGCACAGGACCGTCTGCCATCGCTAGAAAGGATTCCTTGGAGTTTGCGGATATGTTGGAGAACCTCCCGCGCATACCATCTATGTCAGAGTTTTTGTTCGACATAGCAGAGGGTTAA